In Edaphobacter dinghuensis, one genomic interval encodes:
- a CDS encoding GH92 family glycosyl hydrolase, with protein sequence MALLQKRAFFLLVLLSGIACAQPSHAITDPYGLVDPRIGTAHDGQTYPVVGMPFGMTGWTPETQPTEAKCLSPYYYKESKLTGFRGSHWLSGSCTQDYGSVSLMPIVGELKVLPEARASRFSHSSETMSPAFYSVFLEDYRTKVELTGTTHAGMLRITFPATGARHLVVQPNARLGQGFIEVRPQQHEIVGYNPVVRIYQGAGESAGFSGYFAVRFRENVAHFGTWCGDVISANRGTQGSGCSHLGGFVTFDKDAPSQVLVKVGTSFTSIEEAEKNLDAEESGWNFNNVRIGTERSWRQLLQRIEIEGGTPAEQTIFYTALFHASLAPRVISDADGTYNGFAQQNRMHRAAPGTAYYDDFSLWDTFRALHPLLTILQPDRDQQMVQSLIDKGEQGGFLPIFPTWNSYTSEMIGDHAVAVIYDAYAKGLRNFDVDSAYRLVRQNALVTPPHDQYVAGKGRRALDSYSRYGYIPLEDKVLDAFHHNEQVSRTLEYAYDDYVVSQFAADLGHTADAKLFLERSGNWHNVFDSSVGFVRGRHADGQWVTPFDPAKPETFITEGVPWQYTFFVPQDVKGLIAASGGSDKFIAKLDGLFANNLYDQGNEPSHGIAYLYNKAGAPWKTQQHVRDILLTQFGPEPSGLPGNDDAGQMSAWYVLSAMGFYQECPGTPTYSIGSPLFTRVVIHQENGKSFTIMARGNSSQNIFVRSVTLNGRPLPQLQFSHHDIVSGATLVLQMEAKPYFGNQGAQGNKN encoded by the coding sequence TTGGCTCTCTTACAGAAGCGCGCATTTTTTCTGCTGGTATTGCTCTCCGGCATTGCCTGTGCTCAGCCTTCTCATGCAATAACGGATCCCTACGGCCTTGTAGATCCGCGAATCGGGACTGCGCATGATGGCCAAACCTATCCTGTCGTTGGTATGCCTTTTGGTATGACGGGATGGACTCCGGAGACGCAGCCCACAGAGGCGAAATGCCTCTCTCCTTATTACTACAAGGAGAGCAAGCTAACGGGTTTCCGCGGCAGCCATTGGCTGAGCGGTAGCTGTACGCAGGACTACGGTAGCGTTAGCCTCATGCCCATAGTAGGTGAACTAAAAGTTTTGCCAGAAGCGCGCGCCTCGCGGTTCTCGCATAGCTCTGAGACGATGTCGCCTGCTTTCTATTCCGTCTTCCTCGAAGACTACCGCACAAAGGTCGAGCTGACCGGAACCACGCATGCCGGCATGTTGCGGATTACCTTTCCGGCCACTGGTGCACGGCACCTCGTGGTGCAGCCCAATGCGAGGCTTGGTCAAGGGTTCATAGAAGTTCGACCCCAACAGCACGAGATCGTCGGTTATAACCCCGTCGTGCGCATTTACCAGGGTGCAGGCGAGTCTGCAGGTTTTAGTGGGTACTTCGCTGTTCGTTTTCGCGAGAACGTAGCCCACTTCGGCACATGGTGCGGAGATGTCATCTCCGCTAATCGCGGTACGCAGGGAAGTGGATGTTCCCACCTTGGCGGATTTGTCACCTTTGATAAGGATGCACCGTCACAGGTGCTCGTCAAAGTGGGTACTTCCTTTACCAGTATTGAAGAAGCAGAGAAAAATCTTGACGCTGAAGAGAGCGGATGGAACTTTAACAATGTTCGTATCGGAACGGAGAGAAGTTGGCGCCAGTTACTTCAGCGCATCGAGATCGAAGGTGGTACGCCAGCGGAGCAAACCATCTTTTATACTGCCCTGTTCCACGCCTCGCTCGCACCGCGAGTTATCAGTGATGCTGATGGAACATACAACGGCTTTGCTCAACAGAACCGCATGCATCGTGCCGCTCCAGGCACCGCATACTACGACGACTTTTCTCTCTGGGATACGTTTCGTGCCCTCCACCCTCTTCTTACGATTCTGCAGCCTGACCGGGATCAGCAGATGGTGCAGAGTCTGATCGATAAAGGCGAACAGGGAGGTTTTCTTCCTATCTTCCCTACGTGGAATAGCTACACATCGGAGATGATCGGTGATCACGCTGTGGCCGTCATTTATGACGCCTATGCCAAAGGTTTGCGTAACTTCGATGTCGATAGCGCTTACCGCCTCGTTCGCCAGAACGCCCTGGTCACTCCGCCGCACGATCAATATGTCGCAGGCAAGGGTCGCCGCGCTCTTGATTCCTATTCCCGTTACGGCTACATCCCTCTTGAGGATAAGGTACTCGACGCCTTTCATCACAACGAACAGGTATCACGCACTCTCGAGTACGCCTACGACGACTATGTCGTCTCCCAGTTTGCCGCAGATCTCGGCCATACTGCAGACGCCAAACTATTTCTGGAGCGTTCCGGTAACTGGCATAACGTCTTCGATTCGTCCGTAGGATTTGTACGTGGACGTCACGCTGACGGACAATGGGTAACTCCCTTCGATCCCGCAAAGCCGGAGACCTTCATCACCGAAGGAGTTCCCTGGCAATATACCTTCTTTGTTCCGCAAGACGTTAAGGGTCTCATCGCAGCGAGCGGAGGCTCTGACAAGTTCATCGCAAAACTTGACGGACTCTTCGCAAACAATCTATACGACCAGGGGAACGAGCCCAGCCATGGAATCGCGTATCTCTACAACAAGGCAGGTGCTCCGTGGAAGACGCAGCAGCATGTACGAGACATTCTGTTGACGCAGTTCGGCCCCGAGCCTTCAGGCCTACCCGGCAACGATGACGCCGGTCAAATGTCCGCTTGGTATGTGCTCAGTGCGATGGGTTTTTATCAGGAGTGCCCAGGGACGCCTACTTATAGCATTGGCTCTCCACTCTTTACGCGCGTTGTAATTCATCAGGAAAATGGCAAGTCGTTCACGATCATGGCGCGCGGCAATTCATCGCAAAACATCTTCGTGCGTTCTGTCACGCTAAATGGGCGACCGCTCCCTCAGCTTCAGTTCAGCCACCACGATATCGTGAGCGGTGCAACCCTGGTGCTCCAGATGGAGGCTAAGCCATACTTCGGCAATCAAGGTGCTCAGGGTAACAAGAATTAG
- the uxuA gene encoding mannonate dehydratase: MKQTWRWFGPDDRVTLRDAREAGAEGIVTALHEVPAGTVWPLEQIRRRKEEIEAAGLQWSVVESLDISETVKMRAPGWQRDVENLKQSLQNLAKCGIRTVAYNWMPLFSWMRTHLHAPAPNGGFTTRFDATAFAAFDLYLLKRKDAEREWGEDSSRKAYAYLQNLTEPQREELQSTILYGLPGGNGNHTLQTVREALTWYSELGEIGFRENAGDFLRSVSPVAAELGIKLCVHPDDPPRPLLGLPRIVSTAHDLEWLLAQSDLDANGITFCTGALGVRADNDLITMVRRFAPRIAFFHLRSTQREGTLENAIGGEMESFFEAEHLKGDADLIGIVIEIVKEERRRSAHGDSMQIPFRADHGQELLNDRERGAAPAYPAVGRLRGLAELRGSLRMAERLMMEVGQNGTL, translated from the coding sequence ATGAAGCAGACCTGGCGCTGGTTTGGGCCCGATGATCGAGTCACGCTGCGAGACGCAAGAGAGGCAGGCGCGGAGGGTATTGTTACGGCGTTGCATGAAGTTCCCGCTGGCACAGTATGGCCTCTTGAACAGATCAGACGGCGAAAGGAAGAGATTGAAGCGGCTGGACTGCAATGGAGCGTAGTTGAGAGTCTCGATATCTCCGAGACAGTCAAGATGCGCGCGCCAGGATGGCAGCGGGATGTGGAGAACCTAAAGCAATCTTTGCAAAATCTAGCGAAGTGTGGCATCCGCACAGTGGCTTACAACTGGATGCCTCTCTTCAGTTGGATGCGAACACATCTGCATGCACCGGCCCCCAACGGCGGTTTCACGACACGCTTCGATGCAACCGCATTTGCGGCGTTCGATCTCTACCTGTTAAAGCGCAAGGATGCCGAACGTGAATGGGGCGAAGATTCGAGCCGCAAAGCATATGCATATCTTCAAAACCTCACGGAACCGCAGCGGGAGGAGTTGCAATCGACAATTCTGTACGGGCTTCCAGGAGGCAATGGCAACCACACGTTACAGACGGTTCGAGAGGCTCTGACATGGTATTCGGAGCTCGGAGAGATTGGCTTTCGCGAGAACGCCGGCGATTTCTTGCGCTCGGTCTCTCCTGTTGCCGCAGAGCTTGGGATAAAGTTGTGCGTGCATCCGGACGATCCGCCACGGCCGCTGCTCGGTCTGCCACGAATTGTAAGTACGGCACATGACCTGGAGTGGCTACTGGCACAGTCTGACCTGGATGCAAATGGGATCACCTTTTGTACCGGAGCTCTGGGCGTCAGGGCGGACAACGATTTGATTACAATGGTGCGGCGTTTCGCTCCACGAATTGCCTTCTTTCATTTGAGATCAACCCAGCGAGAGGGAACACTCGAAAACGCGATAGGTGGAGAGATGGAAAGTTTTTTTGAAGCAGAGCATCTCAAAGGTGATGCAGATTTGATTGGGATCGTTATCGAGATCGTCAAGGAAGAGCGACGGCGCAGCGCACATGGAGATTCCATGCAGATTCCTTTTCGAGCCGATCACGGACAGGAGCTTCTCAATGATCGCGAGCGGGGGGCTGCTCCTGCTTATCCAGCTGTGGGGCGGTTGCGAGGACTTGCAGAGCTTCGGGGCAGCCTGCGCATGGCAGAACGTCTCATGATGGAAGTTGGGCAAAATGGAACCTTATAG
- a CDS encoding helix-turn-helix domain-containing protein, translating to MAAALVTPETEYETNPIVEEGVSRVLTSPQFARAETQRKLLQYLWQNRHLPLSEYAIATEALGRNSHFDPNTDASIRVHISRLRRKLKDYYAETGEPELLLIPTGTHQLVVRVPEPASPESTQSIPDQPMQQDWQGWLRSHAIAILGGACGLMTVLLVVTTSVIILQNHQLKIAATRQPDQPNSFWKSFLQGDAPVKIMLPTPVFFNFRDHPWLKMRSTQVNNFDEVAKDPQFKSLVDKLGPIGLEQSYTVTWDTLAGIQIARYLDRIGQAKRVSFEVTRDSSLLSLEQANVIVLGTDNTLQPMREYMESMNFILVPGEDRVINSHPEKDEEAEYRRVIEGNPRSADRHVEPSIIALLPGRAPGLKVLMLESRDTSGMVSLLSSNAGSNAVEKIWRSHGAPAFFEMVVMTEMEGNKPIRSWPVTIHPYTKAPPSNSL from the coding sequence ATGGCTGCAGCACTGGTAACCCCTGAGACAGAATATGAAACCAACCCTATCGTAGAGGAAGGAGTCTCACGTGTTCTGACCAGCCCCCAGTTTGCCCGAGCGGAGACCCAACGTAAGCTTTTGCAATATCTCTGGCAGAATCGCCATCTTCCGTTGAGTGAATATGCCATCGCAACCGAGGCGCTTGGCCGCAACAGCCACTTTGATCCCAATACAGACGCCAGCATCCGCGTCCACATCTCGCGCCTGCGACGCAAGCTGAAGGACTATTACGCGGAGACTGGCGAGCCGGAGCTCCTGCTCATCCCCACGGGAACGCATCAACTGGTTGTCCGTGTGCCTGAACCTGCGTCTCCTGAGTCGACGCAATCGATTCCGGATCAGCCTATGCAGCAGGATTGGCAAGGCTGGCTACGAAGCCATGCCATTGCCATACTCGGAGGAGCATGCGGTCTCATGACAGTGCTGCTCGTTGTAACGACGTCGGTGATCATATTGCAGAATCATCAGCTTAAGATCGCGGCGACGCGGCAGCCAGACCAGCCGAACAGTTTCTGGAAAAGCTTTCTTCAGGGGGATGCTCCAGTGAAGATTATGCTGCCGACACCTGTGTTCTTTAACTTCCGCGATCATCCCTGGCTGAAGATGCGTTCCACGCAGGTGAACAATTTTGACGAGGTTGCGAAAGATCCGCAGTTCAAATCTTTGGTAGATAAGCTTGGCCCGATAGGTTTGGAGCAGTCGTACACCGTCACCTGGGACACGTTGGCGGGGATTCAGATTGCGCGCTACCTTGACCGTATCGGACAGGCAAAACGTGTCTCGTTTGAAGTTACTCGTGACTCGTCGCTGCTCTCCCTGGAGCAGGCGAACGTTATCGTGCTTGGCACAGACAATACGCTTCAGCCCATGCGTGAGTATATGGAGAGCATGAATTTTATTCTGGTGCCGGGCGAAGACCGCGTTATCAATAGCCATCCTGAAAAAGATGAAGAAGCTGAGTACCGGCGTGTCATCGAGGGGAATCCTCGTTCTGCTGATCGTCACGTGGAACCATCCATCATTGCGTTGCTGCCAGGACGCGCCCCTGGGTTGAAGGTTCTGATGCTCGAATCTCGTGACACTAGTGGCATGGTGTCGCTCCTTTCTTCGAACGCAGGATCCAACGCCGTTGAAAAAATATGGCGTTCGCACGGAGCGCCGGCTTTTTTTGAGATGGTTGTTATGACAGAGATGGAAGGCAATAAGCCCATCCGAAGCTGGCCTGTCACCATACATCCGTACACTAAGGCTCCACCCTCTAATAGCTTGTAA
- a CDS encoding substrate-binding domain-containing protein, translating into MTKRDITIASTETTLRKRSYTIQAVVRAVAILNTFTSTSEVLDLRVIAARANLHKATAFRLLETLVETRLLERAGKQGYRSSVQMSRTRRFRIGYASQSNLLPFTATVTDSLVVAANAANIDLLIANNEFSPKIALQNADKFISEKVDLVVDSQINVAVAAQIAAKFSDAHIPFIALDIPHPGAVYFGADNYKAGRMAGRYLAKWATRHWKANPEQLILLGVDAAGPLLNARLTGVVDGIVELLPNGRSIPTHHYDTKGGQFEATLDIVRKHLRRKRPERALVGAVNDSTALAALHAFREIGLERSCAIAGQDGSLAAREEMRRSSSRLICSVAYFPETYGARIIQVALEILKHKAVAPAVFVQHELITAENVNKIYPNDVWMKSAPTRG; encoded by the coding sequence ATGACGAAACGTGATATTACAATAGCGTCGACTGAAACCACGTTGCGCAAACGCTCATACACCATACAGGCAGTTGTGCGAGCTGTAGCTATTCTCAATACGTTCACGTCGACGTCGGAGGTGCTTGACCTCCGCGTTATTGCTGCCCGCGCCAATCTGCATAAGGCCACTGCCTTTCGATTACTGGAAACCTTGGTGGAGACCCGTCTCCTTGAGCGAGCCGGTAAACAAGGCTATCGCTCCTCTGTACAAATGTCTCGTACTCGGCGTTTTCGCATTGGCTACGCATCGCAAAGTAATTTGCTTCCATTTACAGCGACCGTCACGGATAGCCTGGTAGTGGCGGCAAATGCGGCGAATATCGATCTGCTGATCGCGAATAACGAATTCAGCCCAAAGATTGCGCTGCAGAACGCTGATAAGTTCATCTCCGAGAAAGTCGATCTTGTTGTCGATTCGCAGATCAATGTCGCTGTTGCCGCACAGATAGCAGCGAAGTTCTCGGATGCTCATATTCCATTTATCGCGCTCGATATTCCTCATCCCGGCGCTGTCTATTTTGGCGCCGATAACTACAAGGCCGGCCGCATGGCAGGGCGGTATCTGGCCAAATGGGCTACACGCCACTGGAAGGCTAACCCCGAGCAACTCATCCTTCTCGGTGTCGATGCGGCGGGGCCGCTCCTGAATGCGCGTCTTACCGGCGTTGTCGATGGCATCGTCGAGCTTCTTCCCAATGGCCGCAGTATTCCAACGCATCACTATGACACCAAGGGTGGACAGTTTGAAGCGACGCTGGACATCGTGCGGAAGCATCTACGACGCAAACGGCCAGAGCGCGCGCTTGTTGGTGCAGTGAACGATTCCACGGCACTCGCGGCACTGCACGCTTTTCGTGAGATTGGTCTCGAGCGCTCTTGCGCGATTGCGGGTCAGGATGGCAGCCTCGCTGCACGAGAAGAGATGCGCCGATCATCCTCTCGGCTTATCTGCTCTGTCGCGTACTTTCCTGAGACTTATGGAGCACGCATCATCCAGGTGGCTCTGGAAATTCTCAAGCACAAGGCTGTAGCTCCTGCGGTATTCGTACAACATGAGCTCATCACGGCAGAGAACGTCAATAAGATTTATCCGAACGACGTATGGATGAAGAGCGCTCCCACTCGCGGCTAA
- a CDS encoding carboxypeptidase regulatory-like domain-containing protein: MYTTSKNKIAKGNGGKVPSKLQAALWLALRCTVVTVVTLAAPATLHAQTGQGSIGGTVRDSRGAVISHANIEVISDSTGVRQSTVTNGMGVFQISALNPGEYTVNVSKEGFEQTSTKSITVAGVGLTTVDVSLAVGKTNVVVTVNADADLLSKNESDVTTTVDHNLVLNLPYPERSSLEASLLVPGVQGDTLQPGGISTENPSAYTSYVVPGASIIVGGAPPGTSSVVVDGSDVTQASYARTGVNLSGREVQETTVIVTGLSARYGRTGGGVIVQSSAPGTKDYHGAVTYRHTDPFFNAFPDGNTARNALHENYYGFYVGGPVWIPKLYPHRDKTFFFIGVEPARMQNSFGFRGIFPTPDELAGHLHNSLALLNQSVLKSSGYAAALAAPRIGSINYQSVVNADGFPNGPYDASQIRAIPNDDVSAQLAKNPFAQYVLSQFPTPSNPGPFVKFDNADATSQNDGTNATYQRGVENVDNRYSMRFDHHFSNTDQIFVRYTVIPVIANRFFAVSPSNPLTIVPMDSARTHDIALGYTHTFSNSIVNSFHYSFMRVNQQRLPPPITQTKDFAAAYGLTPASFGYGFPSLGNLNQNGVGYTMQMGTATAAIQVDQNFIAGDDVTWTHGQHLFQFGTDIRWIQSNQYDLSGATGGKYNFLGAQTNNGSTGGAPLATFILGTISAFSNTPVEVPGYYRWRYYAGYFQDDWRITPKLTINAGLRYELETPRMEKYNNQAYINLTTPGNLNNLLPTTTAYCFSNACGNPRTLWPINYKGFEPRIGIDYAPTPRTTVRAAYTLQRLPLTGYENIPDPNFNVASQSVGNQSGGVTANSTVNYITNPVGTLTSAYTSLAGNRGPILYSTGLSPVFVSQNNSIPYTQSWSFTLQYQPAQSTVLQATYNGSKGTHLIGPFTNALNVPGFGTIVNAVQTHQNLGASSPNKYGITQNGALVSETNLQLLNPYQNFYNQSLPEIYPRGGTMEYNGLYLSVNQRFGYGLSVLANYTWSKTLDNVPDTNTGANSGGFGSAPPQNPYNPYAEWSVASFDQPSRLKVGYTYDLPIGRGHLLDAHNGLLNQLFGNISTSGIATYADGLPNAVTLGTVGYFVSITPTGTNGCTASGTAKYCTANALPSGYTLRPNIVPGVPLLNKNWKKNALNSKFTPYLNPAAFAVPGSINNPALGDAPRLLANARSPREALFDMAFTKGVSFHERYQMNVNATFSNVFNHPVYYGVNHSLDSSITTSNVTGTVTPTTSASFGQFNQSQTAGISRIIRVGAEFVF; the protein is encoded by the coding sequence ATGTATACAACAAGCAAGAATAAGATCGCCAAAGGGAATGGCGGCAAAGTGCCTAGCAAGCTGCAGGCAGCCCTCTGGCTGGCCCTGCGTTGCACTGTAGTGACTGTGGTTACTCTTGCAGCTCCCGCAACCTTGCATGCACAGACCGGGCAGGGATCCATCGGAGGCACCGTTCGGGACTCTCGCGGTGCAGTTATCTCTCACGCCAATATTGAAGTCATTAGTGATTCCACCGGTGTACGCCAAAGTACAGTGACGAACGGTATGGGCGTCTTTCAAATCTCAGCTCTCAACCCTGGTGAGTACACCGTTAATGTCTCGAAAGAAGGCTTCGAGCAGACGTCAACAAAATCCATCACCGTTGCTGGTGTTGGTCTCACTACCGTAGACGTGTCGCTTGCTGTTGGTAAGACAAATGTTGTGGTCACTGTTAATGCGGACGCTGATCTGTTAAGCAAGAATGAATCGGACGTGACTACGACTGTCGACCACAATCTGGTTTTAAATCTTCCTTACCCCGAACGAAGCTCTCTGGAGGCGTCTTTGCTTGTTCCGGGAGTGCAGGGGGACACGCTGCAGCCAGGCGGAATCTCAACGGAAAATCCTAGTGCCTATACGAGCTATGTTGTGCCGGGGGCCAGCATTATCGTAGGCGGAGCACCTCCAGGTACCAGCTCTGTCGTTGTTGATGGTTCCGATGTGACGCAGGCCAGTTATGCTCGCACCGGGGTAAATCTCTCCGGCCGCGAGGTACAAGAGACTACGGTGATCGTTACGGGCCTCTCCGCCCGCTACGGTCGCACCGGCGGAGGCGTTATCGTGCAGAGCAGCGCCCCCGGAACGAAGGACTATCATGGCGCCGTTACGTATCGGCACACCGACCCTTTCTTCAATGCATTTCCTGATGGAAACACTGCACGCAACGCGCTGCATGAGAACTATTACGGCTTTTATGTCGGTGGCCCAGTCTGGATCCCCAAGCTGTATCCGCATCGCGACAAGACCTTTTTCTTCATCGGTGTCGAACCGGCACGTATGCAGAACTCCTTTGGCTTTCGCGGCATATTCCCCACGCCAGACGAACTTGCAGGCCATCTTCACAACTCGCTTGCTTTGTTGAATCAAAGTGTCCTTAAGTCCTCAGGCTATGCCGCTGCTCTCGCTGCTCCGCGCATCGGCTCTATCAACTACCAATCCGTTGTCAATGCCGACGGATTTCCCAACGGCCCCTATGACGCTTCGCAGATCCGCGCGATTCCGAACGACGATGTATCCGCGCAGCTTGCCAAGAATCCATTCGCGCAGTATGTCTTATCGCAGTTTCCGACGCCCAGCAATCCGGGGCCGTTCGTAAAGTTCGATAACGCCGATGCTACCTCGCAAAATGATGGAACCAATGCTACCTATCAGCGCGGTGTCGAGAATGTGGACAATCGCTACTCCATGCGATTTGACCATCACTTCAGCAATACGGATCAGATCTTCGTCCGGTACACGGTTATTCCTGTTATTGCCAACAGGTTCTTCGCAGTCTCGCCTTCAAACCCGCTGACGATCGTGCCAATGGATTCAGCTCGGACGCATGACATCGCGCTGGGTTATACCCACACGTTTTCGAATAGTATTGTTAATAGCTTTCACTACTCGTTTATGCGAGTAAATCAGCAACGACTTCCACCTCCCATCACGCAGACCAAGGACTTTGCTGCCGCTTACGGACTTACTCCGGCGTCCTTTGGATATGGGTTTCCCAGCCTTGGAAATCTCAATCAGAACGGTGTCGGTTACACCATGCAAATGGGTACTGCAACCGCCGCAATTCAAGTCGATCAGAACTTTATCGCTGGTGACGATGTCACCTGGACACATGGGCAGCACTTGTTCCAATTCGGTACAGATATTCGTTGGATCCAATCGAATCAGTACGATCTCAGCGGAGCGACTGGCGGAAAATATAACTTCCTTGGTGCGCAGACGAACAATGGCTCAACGGGCGGTGCACCGCTGGCAACCTTCATCCTCGGCACTATCTCAGCCTTTAGTAATACACCTGTTGAGGTTCCAGGCTACTATCGCTGGCGCTACTATGCCGGTTACTTCCAGGATGACTGGCGCATTACGCCGAAGCTGACGATTAATGCTGGTCTGCGTTACGAGCTAGAGACGCCGCGCATGGAGAAGTACAACAATCAAGCCTATATTAATCTCACTACTCCGGGTAATCTCAATAACCTGCTTCCAACTACCACTGCGTACTGTTTTTCAAACGCCTGTGGCAACCCACGGACACTATGGCCGATCAACTACAAAGGGTTTGAACCTCGCATCGGCATCGATTATGCGCCAACTCCTCGCACTACCGTGCGTGCAGCCTATACGCTCCAGCGGCTTCCGCTTACAGGGTACGAGAATATTCCCGACCCCAACTTTAACGTTGCTTCTCAGTCTGTAGGCAACCAGAGCGGCGGCGTCACGGCAAATTCAACAGTCAACTACATAACGAATCCAGTCGGCACGCTTACCTCTGCTTACACTTCGCTGGCAGGGAACCGTGGTCCCATCCTATATTCCACGGGGCTATCGCCTGTCTTTGTCTCGCAGAATAACTCTATTCCCTATACGCAGAGCTGGTCGTTTACCTTGCAATACCAACCTGCTCAGAGCACGGTTTTGCAGGCAACGTACAACGGAAGCAAGGGCACTCATCTGATTGGGCCATTTACAAATGCGCTCAACGTGCCGGGTTTTGGGACGATTGTCAATGCTGTGCAAACCCACCAGAATCTTGGAGCGTCTTCTCCTAACAAATATGGCATCACGCAGAACGGTGCTCTTGTATCGGAGACCAACCTGCAACTGCTGAATCCTTACCAGAACTTTTACAATCAGTCGCTTCCTGAGATCTATCCGCGTGGCGGCACAATGGAGTACAACGGTCTCTATCTGAGTGTGAATCAGCGCTTTGGATACGGTCTCTCCGTGTTGGCCAACTATACCTGGTCGAAGACACTCGACAACGTGCCGGATACAAATACCGGAGCGAACAGTGGCGGCTTCGGCTCTGCGCCTCCACAAAATCCCTATAACCCTTATGCGGAGTGGTCTGTGGCCAGCTTCGATCAACCCAGTCGACTCAAGGTGGGCTACACGTACGATCTGCCGATTGGCCGTGGTCACTTGCTCGATGCTCACAACGGATTGCTCAACCAACTATTTGGCAATATCTCCACCTCCGGTATCGCTACTTATGCAGATGGCCTTCCTAATGCGGTGACACTCGGAACAGTGGGCTACTTTGTCTCGATCACCCCAACTGGAACCAATGGTTGCACCGCCAGCGGAACCGCGAAGTATTGCACTGCCAACGCACTTCCTTCGGGCTACACTCTTCGTCCCAATATTGTTCCTGGGGTTCCTCTCCTCAACAAAAATTGGAAGAAGAACGCACTGAATTCTAAATTCACTCCTTATCTCAACCCCGCGGCGTTTGCTGTTCCTGGCTCAATCAACAATCCAGCTCTCGGCGACGCCCCACGTCTATTGGCAAACGCACGCAGCCCACGCGAGGCGCTCTTCGATATGGCCTTCACTAAAGGGGTCTCGTTCCATGAGCGCTACCAGATGAATGTCAACGCAACCTTCAGCAATGTCTTCAACCACCCGGTCTATTACGGCGTCAACCACTCGCTCGATAGCTCAATTACAACCTCCAACGTTACGGGTACGGTGACGCCAACGACATCGGCGAGCTTCGGCCAGTTCAATCAATCACAGACTGCGGGGATATCACGCATCATCCGGGTCGGTGCGGAGTTTGTCTTCTAG
- a CDS encoding SGNH/GDSL hydrolase family protein, translated as MKVINRGIPGQTTAEIDERTETELNSYSPDVVVLFAGMNDAVNNRKFLSPASSHAHLESVIRKCRQHGSRVVLVTVHQPDTIRLMQRHKSEAYGGHPPEQRIRELNAEILSVAAQNHLPVVDFASLLKEHGGATTEWSTDGVHLTAKGYALLAHAVFEQLRRMEDLQTVLCLGDSLTYGIGVRKLEAPENSETYPSKLSSLIATTGRSRT; from the coding sequence ATGAAAGTAATCAATCGCGGCATTCCGGGGCAGACGACCGCAGAGATTGATGAGCGCACCGAAACGGAGCTTAACAGCTATAGCCCAGATGTGGTGGTGCTGTTCGCCGGGATGAATGATGCGGTGAACAACAGGAAATTTCTTTCGCCAGCGTCCTCTCACGCTCACCTTGAAAGTGTGATTCGCAAATGCCGGCAACACGGCTCCCGAGTGGTGCTTGTAACAGTGCATCAGCCGGACACGATTCGGCTGATGCAGAGGCATAAATCCGAAGCCTATGGCGGCCATCCTCCCGAACAGCGGATTCGAGAACTCAACGCAGAGATTCTCTCTGTCGCTGCACAGAACCATCTTCCAGTCGTCGACTTCGCAAGCCTGCTGAAGGAGCATGGCGGTGCAACGACGGAATGGAGCACAGACGGAGTCCACCTCACAGCAAAAGGTTATGCGCTGCTGGCGCATGCCGTGTTTGAGCAACTGCGGCGAATGGAAGATCTACAGACTGTCCTGTGCCTGGGAGATAGTCTGACTTATGGAATTGGTGTGCGGAAGCTTGAAGCTCCTGAAAACTCTGAAACCTACCCGAGCAAGTTGTCATCGCTTATTGCAACGACAGGTCGAAGTCGGACTTGA